One genomic window of Arachis hypogaea cultivar Tifrunner chromosome 8, arahy.Tifrunner.gnm2.J5K5, whole genome shotgun sequence includes the following:
- the LOC112705846 gene encoding pentatricopeptide repeat-containing protein At2g04860 translates to MNVASRVGCAITRTRTAPNLSFFHSLLQNDNATCPLVIFRQLLDANANPNDLTFSLLIKSCVSSSSSSHSYALSSARLQVTQIQSQFLKRGINHFVYVYTALIDFCMKFGFTTHAHQLFEDMTYRDVVSWNVLICGYSQNGHPYDALQFFIHMIRHGFTPNQTTMASLLPSCGHNGLILQGRSIHGFGIKAGLASDPQLSNALTSMYAKCDDLGASQLLFEEMGERNVVSWNTMIGAYGQNGFSDKALFCFKEMLKEGLNPSPVTMMNLLSANVDPETFHCYITKCGLINNDSVVTSLVCLYAKQGFTDIAKLLYKCFPSKRLICLTAIVSSYSEKGDIDSAVECFIQTLQLDIKPDAVALITVLHGVNNPSHFAIGCAFHGYALKSGLTTDSLVANGLISMYSKFDEIEAALSLFTDMSEKPLITWNSVISGCVQAGKSSDAMLLFCKMNACRQKSDAITIASLLSGCCQLGDLRIGETLHGYVLRNDVELEEFTGTALIDMYTKCGRLDYAEKVFHSINDPCLATWNSIISGYSLYGLEHKSFSCYSKLQEQGLKPDKITFLGVLAACIHGGLVCEGIEYFRIMTEEHKLMPGLQHYACIVGLLGRASFFEEAIEFINNMKIRPDSAVWGALLSACCIQQEIRLGECLAKKLFFLNNKNGGFYVLMSNLYAIVGRWGDVARVRDMMRDSGGDGCSGVSVIEVASLHHMNNNLVLNEAYLNTSNWQHLCLY, encoded by the coding sequence ATGAATGTGGCTTCCAGGGTGGGGTGCGCCATAACCAGGACCAGAACTGCACCTAATCTATCATTCTTTCACTCTCTTCTCCAGAACGACAACGCCACGTGTCCTCTTGTCATCTTTCGTCAACTCCTAGATGCTAATGCCAACCCCAACGATCTCACTTTCTCATTGCTCATCAAATCGTgcgtctcttcttcttcttcttcacattcTTACGCTCTATCTTCTGCGAGACTTCAAGTAACACAGATTCAAAGTCAGTTCCTCAAACGGGGTATCAACCATTTTGTCTATGTATATACTGCTCTTATTGATTTCTGCATGAAATTTGGGTTTACCACTCATGCACACCAACTGTTTGAGGATATGACTTACCGAGATGTTGTTTCTTGGAACGTATTGATTTGTGGGTATTCACAAAATGGCCATCCTTATGATGCTCTGCAATTCTTTATACACATGATTAGACATGGTTTCACACCTAATCAAACCACCATGGCTAGTTTGCTACCTTCTTGTGGTCACAATGGGCTAATTCTTCAGGGGAGATCCATTCATGGGTTTGGAATCAAAGCTGGCCTTGCTTCGGACCCTCAATTGAGTAATGCCCTTACCTCAATGTATGCTAAATGTGATGATTTGGGAGCATCCCAACTCTTGTTTGAAGAAATGGGCGAGAGAAACGTTGTCTCTTGGAATACCATGATTGGTGCCTATGGCCAAAATGGTTTCTCTGACAAGGCACTCTTTTGCTTCAAAGAGATGCTAAAGGAAGGTTTGAATCCCAGCCCAGTGACTATGATGAATCTTCTTTCAGCAAATGTTGATCCTGAAACTTTCCATTGTTATATTACCAAATGTGGCTTAATCAATAATGATTCTGTCGTTACCTCGCTGGTTTGTCTATACGCAAAACAAGGGTTCACAGATATAGCGAAATTGCTTTACAAGTGCTTTCCCTCAAAACGCCTGATTTGCTTAACTGCTATAGTCTCTAGCTATTCTGAAAAAGGTGATATTGACTCCGCTGTTGAGTGTTTTATACAAACTCTGCAGTTAGACATAAAACCAGATGCAGTTGCCTTGATTACTGTCCTTCATGGAGTTAATAATCCTTCTCATTTTGCTATTGGGTGTGCTTTCCATGGTTATGCTTTGAAAAGTGGGCTGACCACCGACTCTTTAGTTGCAAACGGGCTGATAAGCATGTATTCTAAATTCGATGAGATAGAAGCTGCGTTGTCGTTGTTTACTGATATGAGTGAAAAACCGCTGATCACTTGGAATTCTGTGATATCCGGCTGTGTGCAGGCCGGAAAATCAAGTGATGCCATGCTGTTGTTCTGCAAAATGAACGCATGTCGACAAAAATCAGATGCAATTACTATAGCTAGTTTACTATCCGGGTGTTGCCAGCTCGGGGATCTTCGAATTGGTGAGACACTGCATGGCTATGTTCTGAGGAACGATGTGGAATTGGAAGAGTTTACAGGAACTGCTCTGATAGATATGTATACTAAGTGTGGAAGATTAGACTACGCTGAAAAGGTATTTCATAGCATAAATGATCCATGTTTGGCAACATGGAACTCTATTATATCAGGTTATAGTTTATATGGACTTGAACATAAATCTTTCAGTTGTTATTCTAAACTGCAAGAGCAAGGCCTAAAACCGGATAAGATAACCTTCTTGGGAGTTTTGGCAGCATGCATCCATGGGGGACTTGTTTGTGAAGGAATAGAATACTTCCGTATCATGACAGAAGAGCATAAATTGATGCCAGGCTTGCAACATTATGCTTGCATTGTTGGTCTACTGGGGCGAGCAAGCTTCTTTGAGGAAGCAATTGAGTTCATCAACAATATGAAAATCCGGCCTGATTCTGCTGTCTGGGGAGCCTTGTTAAGTGCTTGTTGCATCCAACAAGAGATTCGGCTTGGAGAATGTTTGGCTAAAAAACTATTTTTCTTGAATAACAAAAATGGTGGATTTTATGTATTGATGTCAAATCTTTATGCAATTGTTGGGAGGTGGGGTGATGTAGCAAGGGTGAGGGATATGATGAGAGACAGTGGAGGAGATGGCTGTTCAGGAGTTAGTGTTATTGAAGTGGCATCCCTCCATCACATGAATAACAACTTAGTGCTAAATGAAGCCTATTTGAATACAAGTAACTGGCAACATTTATGTCTATATTAA
- the LOC140174633 gene encoding uncharacterized protein → MVYRAVVEAREKIMGNERDQYKRSRDYCEQILLSNPSSTARLELMPIPESPPIFDKLYICLDACKKGFKDGCRPLLHLDGCFLKTYYMGWLLAAVAQDANNQFYVVAYGVVRGETKDAWKWFLTNLQEDIGDSASHGWTFISDQQKGLLPALKEVMPHAKLRNCVMHMWKNFINCFKDLYIRKVVWECARCTTIAEFKECMDKLKQVNHGAWEYLSRFPPESWVKTYFSHAPKIDNLTNNMCEVFNAKIVTYRTKPILTMCEEIRCYLMRRMVNHKRVLDNHTEKLAPACLAYMHLLPLGRDGTSHKTTCTLGCVWSQSGGLMHTAFNQCQVQSSRPELNSHSQ, encoded by the exons ATGGTGTACAGAGCAGTAGTTGAGGCCAGGGAAAAGATCATGGGCAATGAGAGGGACCAATACAAACGGAGCAGAGACTATTGTGAGCAGATTCTGTTAAGCAATCCAAGTTCGACGGCCAGGTTGGAGCTTATGCCAATTCCAGAATCACCTCCCATATTTGATAAGTTATACATCTGCTTGGATGCCTGTAAGAAAGGGTTCAAGGATGGGTGCAGACCTTTGTTGCACCTTGATGGTTGTTTCTTGAAGACCTACTACATGGGCTGGCTTCTAGCAGCAGTTGCCCAAGATGCCAACAATCAGTTCTACGTTGTTGCATATGGAGTTGTTAGGGGTGAGACCAAAGATGCTTGGAAATGGTTCCTGACTAATCTCCAGGAAGACATTGGTGACAGTGCCAGCCATGGATGGACCTTCATATCAGACCAACAAAAA GGTTTACTGCCTGCGCTAAAGGAGGTTATGCCACATGCAAAACTCCGCAATTGTGTGATGCACATGTGGAAGAATTTCATCAATTGCTTCAAAGACTTGTACATTAGGAAGGTTGTGTGGGAGTGTGCTAGATGCACAACCATTGCAGAATTCAAGGAATGTATGGATAAGCTGAAGCAAGTTAACCATGGGGCTTGGGAATATCTCAGCAGGTTTCCACCAGAAAGTTGGGTTAAGACATATTTCTCTCATGCACCAAAGATTGATAACCTCACAAATAATATGTGTGAGGTTTTCAATGCAAAAATAGTTACTTATCGTACGAAGCCCATACTCACCATGTGTGAAGAAATCAGATGTTATCTGATGAGGAGGATGGTGAATCACAAACGGGTCCTTGATAACCACACTGAAAAGCTAGCACCA GCATGCCTTGCATACATGCACTTGCTGCCATTAGGAAGAGACGGGACCAGCCACAAGACTACGTGCACCCTTGGCTGTGTATGGAGTCAATCAGGAGGACTTATGCACACTGCATTCAACCAGTGCCAAGTTCAGAGTTCTAGGCCAGAACTGAATTCACACAGCCAATGA